ACCGCGTTCACTACTATATCCTTTCTCGTATCTTTTAACAGATCTCGTTGTTGGATCAAAGTCATGACCGTGACGCCAATCTTGGAGGCGCCATAGGCACTCTCAGGCCATCCTAGGTCGGCATGCTTTCCCTTCTTAGCTGCACTGGAAACCcagataaaacaatacaatCAACTATTTTCGTCAGTATTGCAACCTGAACAAGATTGGCGATTATCTTTAGATATGATTTGATCTAATTTGAAGCATAATTTTCACCATACGATTCAGCTTGAAGTGTACATTCTTAGATTTGCCCTGTGTGTAAAGACTACTTGACCACAACGTCCATTTTTGTCCATTGTGTGGTCTTTAAAGACAGATTTCATTGAATTAGTTAATTTTAATTGCTAATTTGTACAGAGCTAATTACGGATGCCAACtgatacataatgtacaaaGTCCTTCAttaatgttttctttcattGTAATTGGTTAATTTGTATCACTATTTTTGTACATAGCTAATTACACATGCTATAATTAGTAATGCGGATGGCAACTGATACGTACTCTACAAAGTCCTTCATCAAAGTCTTTAAGTCTTCCATACTAAGACGTGGGATATCTACCAATCTCTTCTGTAGGTCCAATGTACATTTCTTAAGAGCATACTGGGACGCCATACTGGATACATTGACCACCCTGAAAAACAGAGAATTTAAAATTACGACGAGAAAAATAAATGAGGTTTGGTGTTCAACTTTAACACAATAGAGCGGATCTTTTTACTCTATATTGTTGGAACTCGTTGCGTTATTGTTCGATTGTGTCTGATTCCATCTGCTTGGCACATTTAAGTGAAGATACACTTCTAAGACAAATCTATGTAGAACGAGGCCctatgggccttaatggtcatctgattACTATAAATACAACATATGTAGTGCACGTGCGCAGTACAACTCACCTTTTCTTTGTCAAACAATTAAAGTTCCATTATATTTTCACAAAACTTTGCTAAGAGGTACATGTTCGTTAAGATGCCTTATGAAACGTCTTTCATTCGGAATCTTTCTAATGAGGATAATTAGTTTAATAATCAATTAtacatggtagcccttcatcacaaCATTTAAACATGTTCTTTAAATTATTATCCTCGCTTtgataaaagtaaaacaatggTGTCTCAAAGTTTAGTCTGAAATTGTTTTGCCGCCATCACATccttttatgaaaaataaaacaaatttgttgTAATTTTTCATTCCTTTGCAGTATTTTATCATCACCATTACACAATGTAGTATCCAGGTGAGCGAGACCTGCCCTCAGTGACTCTTATTTAAATCTAAATCTACATGTTAACTTAAATTATCAGCTTTATGTAAAGATAATTTGTAAAACCgaacaaaaaatgtcaaattcaaAGCAAAGATTCCAGATCTACCTTGCGTTTGGCCTCAATAGAGGAAACAATGCTTCACATACAGCAACCGTGCCATTAAAGTTGGTTTGGACGGTCACTTCCGCTTGCTCTGAGAAAGGTGCAGTGGAGGCTTGCTGAAACGAACGCGAACTAATAAAATATTACGaatacagtaattatataatatcgtGAAGAAAACAAAGTAATATCAAATTGCGTTATCATTTGTACGTTAAAGCAACTAATACTTTAGATTTCACTGTTGAAAACAAAGCTAGGTGTtatgattttgatttgataGGGAGGAGGAGATCGTGTCCAATTTTATACAAGCTTTACACATTTTGTCAGGCCAAAtatagttacaatccatgcagaattcaaTGACTAGAAGCgataaaaatgatttaccaCTATTTCATCCCAATGGACCCCGTCTCTCCTTCCCCAGGGTCAAAAACATGGCCCtgcggaccaggtgagctaaaacgTCATTGTTCTTTTATGCGAAGAACCACAAAAATATTGTATGTTTATGTCTTATGCTTGATATTGAGCATATGCACAATAAGCTTGTATTTTCCCCTTttgattcatttttatttcGACTCATTTTATagttaattgatattttcatgGATTTCAAGAAATCCACATAAGTTTCTATCTTCATTCTTAACACAACATTatagattttacaaaaaaaaaaaaaaaaaaaaaaaatttcgtcTCTGCTTATTACAAAGTTTGCTCCTTTGCCAATAGGTAGCCAATGTGACGTCCTGGTTTTGTGAGTGAATCTCACGTCGTTTTTTCTCTgcaaagtatgacgttacgctcacaaacacgtgacgtcaaaatcaatacctactcacaagggcagataactctgcaatatgcaaagacgaaatgAACAGTTACTGTAAATTTTACCTTGTATGCAATACCAGCGTTATTCACGAGGACATCCAGGCCACCATAAGTCTCCTGAAGGAATGTTTTCAGCTTATTTATCGTGTCCGTCTTAGTTATATCAAGTTCGTGGAACTTGGCGTTGCAGCCTTCCTTCTTAAGATCCTCTACGGCTTTAAGACCGAGTTCTTTATTTCTGGCTGTTAAAAAACTCAatctaattgttttttattcgaGATAAAGAAACGTACAAGAATCAATTTGATAGTGAAAACGTAAAATGGTATAAAACAATGATTAATGAAGATTtcagaagtcatttaaataaacACGATATTTCTATCGCACTATCTTAATTAAATTTGTCACAATTAGTTAGTATGTCTCtggatatacataaatattcatatatgaaATGACCTAGGTAAGTAGTTAAGAAAATAAGTTAATGCTTATCTCGATGGAAGACAGACGACAGACCAGGAGAGCTGGAATTCGTGTATCAACTGCTTATACAAACAAATTTAAAGCTTCCATCTCTACTTTCTTGGTCGTGCACCAAAAGAAACAtagtattgtaagatactaaccatttATTCTCTATATCACATCTtctaatattaaatataattgaataaatatatatatgagaacAAAATCACGTGAGCAAATACGCGGTCTTACCTGTCAGGTAAACATCCCCTTGAAACTGTTTACACAGCCCGCGGACTATAGCATATCCGATACCTTTGTTGGAGCCCGTCACCTGTACACAATATAgaactacatacatatatacctaCTTGCATGTCGTGTTTATACATTTAGCGTCATTTTCAATAGTGACAAAAGAATTCCATTACTTATTAGCATGTGAAACCTTAAGAACTTGAATATTGATCAATATTTTTAGCTTCGACCGAATGTTAAAGTTTGATTTGCTTATGAACTCTACTTACATAACACTGAAAATTGGGTACATTGTTAAAGATAATTAGCAATGTTATTTGTTCTCCTTAACTCATGTTGTTCATATAAACAAATGCTGTAAACCTTTATCGAATACTGATGAttgtatataacattaattgtaaatatgttttctctatgcatatattatgataaaaagaaataaaatgaatttgaatttaaattagttAATGCCTAGTCACATGTACACAATATAGTGTGTATATCGTGTTAAAGTCAGTATCAGGATACTAAGTAACTAAATGTTAACTACTAAACGTAATATTagttaatattttgcattgttaaaATGGCATAATTTAGCTTACTGACATAATTATTCACTCCGAAACCGCACCTTCCGCACAAAAGAATAATATTAATCatgatatttattgtatataaagtatacacaCTGGTAAATGTT
This portion of the Argopecten irradians isolate NY chromosome 6, Ai_NY, whole genome shotgun sequence genome encodes:
- the LOC138324983 gene encoding carbonyl reductase [NADPH] 1-like; this encodes MSTSGNTRVAVVTGSNKGIGYAIVRGLCKQFQGDVYLTARNKELGLKAVEDLKKEGCNAKFHELDITKTDTINKLKTFLQETYGGLDVLVNNAGIAYKQASTAPFSEQAEVTVQTNFNGTVAVCEALFPLLRPNARVVNVSSMASQYALKKCTLDLQKRLVDIPRLSMEDLKTLMKDFVDAAKKGKHADLGWPESAYGASKIGVTVMTLIQQRDLLKDTRKDIVVNACCPGYVDTDMSSHKGPKTIDQGADTPLYLALLPPNTTSPKGNYVSDRKIGPWEAAKS